A window of Bos taurus isolate L1 Dominette 01449 registration number 42190680 breed Hereford chromosome 8, ARS-UCD2.0, whole genome shotgun sequence contains these coding sequences:
- the OR13E12 gene encoding olfactory receptor 13C7: MESEMNGAKQTAETEFVLVGLHDHYDLEMVLFVLCLGIHSANVLGNTLLIGLNMLDPHLHTPMYFFLSNLALMDISGTSVFLPLMLVNFLETQSTISFPGCALQMYLTLALGTTECVLLAMMACDRYVAICQPLPYSELMSWHTCMWMATLSWGEGFANSLLHSILTWSLPFCGHNIINHFFCEILAVLKLACGDISLNALLLTVSSAVVTLPPLLLIFLSYVFILTALLWVPSAAGGHKAFSTCSAHLTVVVIYYGTISFMYFKPKAKDLYLNKLLAFFYGVVTPSLNPIIYSLRNAEVKAAAVALLSGDLLSRKMARFPVVL, from the coding sequence ATGGAGAGTGAGATGAATGGGGCAAAGCAGACGGCCGAAACAGAGTTTGTCCTGGTGGGGCTACACGACCACTACGACCTAGAGATGGTCCTGTTTGTGCTCTGCCTGGGCATCCACTCCGCGAATGTGCTGGGGAACACCCTCCTCATCGGGCTGAACATGCTGGACCCCCacctgcacacccccatgtacttcttcctcagcaACCTCGCCCTCATGGACATCTCTGGCACATCCGTTTTCCTGCCTCTCATGCTGGTCAACTTCCTGGAAACCCAGAGCACCATCTCCTTCCCTGGCTGTGCCCTGCAGATGTACCTGACCCTGGCGCTGGGCACCACGGAGTGCGTGCTCTTGGCCATGATGGCGTGTGACCGGTATGTGGCCATCTGCCAGCCTCTTCCCTACTCAGAGCTCATGAGCTGGCACACGTGCATGTGGATGGCGACCCTGAGCTGGGGGGAGGGCTTTGCCAACTCCCTTCTCCATTCCATTCTCACCTGGAGCCTCCCCTTCTGTGGCCACAATATCATCAACCACTTCTTCTGTGAAATCTTGGCAGTGCTGAAACTAGCCTGTGGGGACATCTCTCTCAATGCACTGCTATTAACGGTGTCTTCAGCTGTTGTGACACTGCCCCCACTGCTGCTCATCTTCCTGTCCTACGTGTTCATCCTCACTGCCCTCCTGTGGGTGCCCTCTGCTGCCGGCGGGCACAAAGCCTTCTCTACCTGCTCTGCCCACCTCACAGTGGTAGTGATTTACTATGGGACTATCTCCTTCATGTATTTCAAGCCCAAGGCCAAGGACCTCTACTTGAATAAGCTTCTTGCATTTTTCTACGGGGTCGTGACCCCGTCGCTGAACCCCATCATCTACAGCCTAAGGAATGCAGAGGTGAAAGCTGCTGCCGTAGCTCTGCTGAGCGGAGATCTCCTCTCCAGGAAGATGGCCCGCTTTCCTGTTGTTCTCTAA